A single Pseudomonas sp. MM223 DNA region contains:
- the styD_1 gene encoding Phenylacetaldehyde dehydrogenase (*Name styD_1), with translation MLSELPILPATRAFLERKLKMRIGADWQDAASGRTLSFRNPATGEVLGEVPAADAEDVDRAVRAARQAFDDSPWSRLRPRERQNLLWRLADLMERDARQLAELECLNNGKSAAVAQVMDVQLAIDFLRYMAGWATKIEGSTVEASMPLMPNDQFHGFVRREAIGVVGAIVAWNFPLLLACWKLGPALATGCTIVLKPADETPLSVLKLAELVDEAGYPAGVFNVVTGTGLNAGAALSRHPGVDKLTFTGSTEVGKLIGKAAMDNMTRVTLELGGKSPTIVMPDANLQEAAAGAATAIFFNQGQVCCAGSRLYVHRKHFDNVVADIAGIANGMKLGNGLDPAVQMGPLISAKQQDRVTGYIELGRELGATIACGGEGFGPGYFVKPTVIVDVDQRHRLVQEEIFGPVLVAMPFDDLDEVIGMANDNPYGLGASIWSNDLAAVHRMIPRIRSGSVWVNCHSALDPALPFGGYKMSGVGREMGAAAIEHYTELKSVLIKL, from the coding sequence ATGCTTTCCGAACTGCCCATCCTGCCCGCCACCCGCGCCTTTCTCGAACGCAAGCTGAAGATGCGCATCGGCGCCGACTGGCAGGACGCCGCCAGCGGTCGCACCCTGTCGTTCCGCAACCCGGCCACCGGCGAAGTGCTGGGTGAAGTGCCCGCCGCCGACGCTGAGGATGTAGACCGCGCCGTGCGCGCAGCACGCCAGGCCTTCGACGATTCGCCGTGGAGCCGCCTGCGCCCGCGCGAGCGACAAAACCTGCTGTGGCGCCTGGCCGACCTGATGGAACGCGACGCCCGACAACTGGCCGAACTGGAATGCCTGAACAACGGCAAGAGCGCCGCCGTGGCCCAGGTGATGGACGTGCAACTGGCCATCGACTTCCTGCGCTACATGGCTGGCTGGGCCACCAAGATCGAGGGTAGCACCGTCGAAGCCTCTATGCCGTTGATGCCCAACGACCAGTTCCACGGTTTTGTGCGCCGTGAGGCTATCGGCGTGGTCGGCGCCATCGTTGCCTGGAACTTCCCGCTGTTGCTGGCCTGCTGGAAGCTCGGCCCGGCCCTGGCCACCGGCTGCACCATCGTGCTCAAGCCCGCTGACGAAACCCCACTAAGCGTGCTGAAGCTGGCTGAACTGGTAGACGAAGCCGGCTACCCGGCAGGCGTGTTCAACGTGGTCACCGGCACCGGTCTGAATGCCGGCGCCGCGCTCAGCCGCCACCCCGGCGTGGACAAGCTGACCTTCACCGGCTCCACCGAGGTGGGCAAGCTGATCGGCAAGGCGGCAATGGACAACATGACCCGCGTCACCCTGGAGCTAGGCGGCAAGTCGCCGACCATCGTCATGCCCGACGCCAACCTGCAGGAAGCCGCTGCCGGCGCCGCCACGGCGATCTTCTTCAACCAGGGCCAGGTGTGCTGCGCAGGCTCGCGGCTGTATGTGCACCGCAAACACTTCGACAACGTGGTGGCCGACATCGCCGGCATCGCCAATGGCATGAAACTGGGCAACGGTCTGGACCCGGCCGTGCAGATGGGCCCGCTGATCTCGGCCAAGCAGCAGGACCGCGTCACCGGCTACATCGAGCTTGGCCGCGAACTGGGTGCGACCATCGCCTGCGGCGGCGAAGGCTTTGGGCCGGGTTACTTCGTCAAGCCGACGGTGATCGTCGATGTCGACCAGCGTCACCGCCTGGTACAGGAAGAGATTTTCGGGCCGGTGCTGGTGGCAATGCCGTTCGATGACCTGGACGAAGTGATCGGCATGGCCAACGACAACCCCTATGGCCTGGGCGCCAGCATCTGGTCCAACGACCTGGCCGCCGTGCACCGGATGATCCCGCGCATCAGGTCGGGGTCGGTGTGGGTCAACTGCCACAGCGCGCTGGACCCTGCGCTGCCGTTTGGTGGCTACAAGATGTCCGGTGTCGGCCGTGAGATGGGCGCAGCGGCCATCGAGCATTACACCGAGCTCAAATCGGTGTTGATCAAGCTCTGA
- the fadD3_1 gene encoding 3-[(3aS,4S,7aS)-7a-methyl-1,5-dioxo-octahydro-1H-inden-4-yl]propanoyl:CoA ligase (*Name fadD3_1), which yields MPQPSYSQGNPDKALLTQCIGDAFDTTVARFPDREALVVRHQALRYTWQQLAEAVDQHARALMALGVQPGDRLGIWAPNCAEWCITQFASAKVGAILVNINPAYRSSELDYALGQSGCRWVICADAFKTSNYHAMLQGLVPGLVSGQPGALSRERFPELRGVVSLAASPPPGFLAWHALQARAEAVSREALAERQAQLRCDDPINIQYTSGTTGFPKGATLSHSNILNNGYMVGESLGLTEHDRLVVPVPLYHCFGMVMANLGCMTHGSTLIYPNDAFDPLATLRAVAEEKATALYGVPTMFIAELDHPQRGDFDLSSLRTGIMAGATCPIEVMRRVIGEMHMAEVQIAYGMTETSPVSLQTGPDDDLERRVTSVGRTQPRLENKVVDADGNTVARGEIGELCTRGYSVMLGYWNNPKATAESIDAEGWMHTGDLAVMDEQGYVRIVGRSKDMIIRGGENIYPRELEEFFFTHPAVADVQVIGVPCSKYGEEIVAWVRLHPGHTASEEDLREWAKARIAHFKVPRYFRFVDEFPMTVTGKVQKFRMREISVEELSAG from the coding sequence ATGCCCCAGCCAAGCTACTCCCAGGGCAACCCGGACAAAGCCCTGCTTACCCAATGCATCGGCGATGCCTTTGACACCACCGTTGCCCGCTTCCCCGACCGCGAAGCCCTTGTGGTCCGCCACCAGGCCCTGCGCTACACCTGGCAGCAACTGGCCGAGGCCGTCGACCAGCACGCCCGGGCACTGATGGCACTGGGCGTGCAACCCGGTGACCGCCTGGGTATCTGGGCCCCCAACTGCGCCGAGTGGTGCATCACCCAGTTCGCTAGCGCCAAGGTGGGCGCGATTCTGGTCAACATCAACCCGGCCTACCGCTCCAGCGAGCTGGACTACGCCCTTGGCCAGTCGGGCTGCCGTTGGGTGATCTGTGCCGACGCGTTCAAGACTTCCAATTACCATGCCATGCTGCAGGGCCTGGTCCCCGGCCTGGTCAGCGGCCAACCCGGCGCACTGAGCCGCGAGCGCTTCCCCGAGCTGCGCGGCGTGGTCAGCCTGGCCGCCTCGCCACCCCCCGGCTTTCTGGCATGGCACGCATTGCAGGCCCGCGCCGAGGCTGTCAGCCGTGAGGCCCTGGCCGAGCGCCAGGCACAACTGCGCTGCGACGACCCGATCAATATCCAGTACACCTCGGGCACCACCGGTTTCCCCAAAGGTGCCACCCTCAGCCACAGCAACATCCTCAACAACGGTTACATGGTTGGCGAAAGCCTGGGCCTCACCGAGCACGACCGGCTGGTGGTGCCGGTGCCGCTGTACCACTGTTTTGGCATGGTCATGGCAAACCTTGGTTGCATGACCCACGGCAGCACGCTGATCTACCCCAACGATGCCTTCGACCCGCTGGCCACGCTGCGTGCAGTGGCGGAGGAAAAAGCGACCGCACTGTACGGTGTGCCGACCATGTTCATTGCTGAACTGGACCACCCGCAACGCGGCGATTTTGACCTGTCGAGCCTGCGTACCGGGATCATGGCCGGCGCCACTTGCCCAATCGAGGTGATGCGCCGGGTGATTGGCGAGATGCACATGGCCGAGGTGCAGATAGCCTATGGCATGACCGAGACCAGCCCGGTGTCGCTGCAGACCGGGCCTGACGATGACCTTGAACGCCGGGTGACCAGTGTCGGCCGTACCCAGCCACGGCTGGAGAACAAGGTGGTGGACGCAGACGGCAACACCGTGGCGCGTGGCGAGATCGGCGAACTGTGTACCCGCGGCTACAGCGTGATGCTCGGATACTGGAACAACCCCAAGGCCACGGCCGAAAGCATCGATGCCGAGGGCTGGATGCACACCGGCGACCTGGCGGTGATGGACGAACAGGGTTATGTGCGCATCGTCGGGCGCAGCAAGGACATGATCATTCGTGGCGGCGAGAACATTTACCCGCGGGAGCTGGAAGAGTTCTTCTTCACCCACCCGGCGGTAGCGGATGTGCAAGTGATTGGCGTGCCATGCAGTAAGTATGGCGAAGAGATCGTGGCCTGGGTGCGGCTGCACCCGGGGCATACCGCCAGTGAGGAAGATTTGCGGGAGTGGGCGAAGGCGCGGATTGCGCACTTCAAGGTGCCCCGGTACTTCCGCTTTGTCGACGAGTTCCCGATGACGGTAACCGGCAAGGTGCAGAAGTTCAGGATGCGCGAGATCAGTGTCGAGGAGTTGTCTGCCGGGTAA
- the mobA gene encoding Molybdenum cofactor guanylyltransferase (*Name mobA) yields the protein MPDALPSRSILILAGGRGQRMGGRDKGLIDWQGEPLVAHIHRVVRPLSDDLVISCNRNQEAYRAYADQVVGDSVADFPGPLAGVIAGLKVARHEWVVLLACDAPLVDRVLIEDLLRLAVANDSAAMVRQGGYWQPMFSVMPRRVLPVLEQAWAEGERSLQKALLLEAVQGLECADDDRRLSNFNSPELLQG from the coding sequence ATGCCTGATGCACTCCCCTCCCGCTCCATCCTCATTCTTGCCGGTGGCCGAGGCCAGCGCATGGGCGGGCGTGACAAGGGCCTGATCGACTGGCAGGGCGAGCCGCTGGTGGCGCACATTCATCGTGTAGTGCGGCCGCTAAGCGATGACCTGGTGATTTCCTGCAACCGTAACCAGGAGGCTTACCGGGCGTATGCCGACCAGGTGGTGGGCGATTCGGTAGCGGACTTCCCCGGCCCCCTGGCGGGGGTGATTGCCGGGCTCAAGGTGGCACGGCATGAGTGGGTGGTGCTGCTGGCTTGCGATGCACCATTGGTTGACCGGGTGTTGATTGAAGATCTGCTGCGGTTGGCGGTGGCGAATGACAGTGCGGCCATGGTGCGCCAGGGTGGGTATTGGCAGCCGATGTTCAGTGTAATGCCGCGGCGGGTGCTGCCGGTGCTGGAGCAGGCATGGGCTGAGGGTGAACGGAGCTTGCAGAAGGCCTTGCTGCTCGAAGCGGTGCAGGGGTTGGAGTGTGCCGATGATGATCGCCGATTGAGCAACTTCAACAGCCCGGAGTTGCTACAAGGCTAA
- the ttgB_1 gene encoding Toluene efflux pump membrane transporter TtgB (*Name ttgB_1) codes for MPQFFIDRPVFAWVVALFILLAGALAIPQLPVAQYPNVAPPQVEIYAVYPGASAATMDESVVSLIEQELNGADNLLYFESQSSLGSATITATFAPGTHPDLAQVDVQNRLKVVESRLPRPVTQQGLQVEKVSTGFLLLGTLTSEDGKLDETALSDILARNVMDEIRRLKGVGKAQLYGSERAMRIWIDPGKLIGFNLTPNDVAEAIAAQNAQVAPGSIGDLPSRDTQEITANVVVKGQLSTPEEFAAIVLRANLDGSTVTVGDVARVEIGAQEYQYGTRLNGKPATAFSVQLSPGANAMETATLVRAKMQDLARYFPEGVKYDIPYDTSPFVKVSIKQVITTLFEAMLLVFAVMFLFLQNLRYTLIPTLVVPVALMGTFAVMLAMGFSVNVLTLFGMVLAIGILVDDAIVVVENVERIMAEEGLPPKEATRKAMGQISGAIVGITLVLVAVFLPMAFMQGSVGVIYQQFSLSMAVSILFSAFLALSLTPALCATLLKPVAKGEHHERKGFFGWFNRRFESMSNGYQRWVMQALKRSGRYLLVYAVLLAVLGYGFSQLPTAFLPTEDQGYTITDIQLPPGASRMRTEQVAAQIEAHNAEEPGVGNTTVILGFSFSGSGQNAALTFTTLKDWSERGADDSAQSIADRASAAFSQLKDAVAFSVLPPPIDGLGESTGFEFRLQDRGGMGHAELMAARDTLLANAGKSKVLTNVREASLAESPQVQLEIDRRQANALGVSFADIGSVLDVAVGSSYVNDFPNQGRMQRVVVQAEGDQRSQVEDLLKIHVRNNSGKMVPLGAFVQAKWVSGPVQLTRYNGYPAVSISGEPAAGHSSGEAMAEIERLVAQLPPGAGLEWTGLSLQERLSGSQAPMLMALSLLIVFLCLAALYESWSIPTAVLLVVPLGMLGAVLAVTLRGMPNDVFFKVGLITLIGLSAKNAILIIEFAKHLVDQGVDAADAAVQAARLRLRPIVMTSLAFILGVVPLAIASGASSASQQAIGTGVIGGMLSATLAVVFVPVFFVVVMRLAGRRQVRDASTQGATSQS; via the coding sequence ATGCCGCAATTCTTCATCGACCGCCCGGTGTTCGCCTGGGTGGTCGCGCTGTTCATCCTGCTGGCCGGTGCACTGGCCATCCCACAACTGCCAGTGGCCCAGTACCCCAACGTGGCACCGCCGCAGGTGGAGATCTACGCCGTGTACCCGGGCGCCTCGGCGGCGACCATGGACGAAAGCGTGGTGAGCCTGATCGAGCAGGAACTCAACGGCGCCGACAACCTGCTGTATTTCGAGTCGCAGAGTAGCCTGGGCAGCGCCACCATCACCGCCACCTTCGCCCCGGGCACCCACCCGGACCTGGCCCAGGTCGACGTACAGAACCGCCTGAAGGTGGTCGAGTCACGCCTGCCACGCCCGGTCACCCAGCAGGGCTTGCAGGTGGAAAAGGTATCCACCGGCTTCCTGCTGCTGGGTACCCTCACCTCCGAAGACGGCAAGCTCGACGAAACCGCACTGTCGGACATTCTCGCGCGCAACGTGATGGACGAAATCCGCCGCCTCAAGGGTGTCGGCAAGGCCCAGTTGTACGGCTCGGAGCGCGCCATGCGCATCTGGATCGATCCGGGCAAGCTGATCGGCTTCAACCTCACGCCCAACGACGTGGCCGAGGCCATCGCCGCGCAAAACGCCCAGGTCGCGCCAGGCAGTATCGGCGACCTGCCCAGCCGCGACACCCAGGAAATCACCGCCAACGTGGTGGTCAAGGGCCAGCTGAGCACCCCCGAGGAATTTGCCGCCATTGTCCTGCGCGCCAACCTGGATGGTTCCACGGTGACCGTCGGTGATGTCGCCCGGGTGGAGATCGGCGCCCAGGAATACCAGTACGGCACGCGCCTGAACGGCAAGCCGGCCACCGCGTTCAGCGTGCAGCTGTCGCCGGGTGCCAACGCCATGGAAACGGCCACCCTGGTGCGGGCAAAAATGCAGGACCTGGCGCGTTACTTCCCGGAGGGCGTCAAGTACGACATCCCCTACGACACCTCGCCGTTCGTCAAGGTGTCGATCAAGCAGGTCATTACCACCCTGTTCGAAGCCATGTTGCTGGTATTTGCGGTGATGTTCCTGTTCCTGCAAAACCTGCGCTACACCCTGATCCCCACCCTGGTAGTGCCGGTGGCGCTGATGGGCACCTTCGCAGTCATGCTGGCCATGGGCTTTTCGGTCAACGTACTGACCCTGTTCGGCATGGTGCTGGCCATCGGCATCCTGGTTGACGATGCCATCGTGGTGGTGGAAAACGTCGAGCGCATCATGGCCGAGGAAGGCCTGCCGCCCAAAGAAGCAACGCGCAAGGCCATGGGCCAGATCAGCGGCGCGATCGTCGGCATCACCCTGGTGCTGGTGGCGGTGTTCCTGCCCATGGCCTTCATGCAAGGCTCGGTGGGGGTGATCTACCAGCAGTTCTCGCTGTCGATGGCGGTGTCGATCCTGTTCTCGGCATTCCTCGCCCTCAGCCTCACCCCTGCCCTGTGCGCCACCCTGCTCAAACCGGTGGCCAAGGGCGAGCACCATGAACGCAAAGGCTTCTTCGGCTGGTTCAACCGCCGCTTCGAAAGCATGAGCAACGGCTATCAACGCTGGGTAATGCAGGCACTCAAGCGCAGCGGCCGCTACCTGCTGGTGTACGCCGTGCTGCTGGCGGTGCTGGGCTATGGCTTCAGCCAGTTGCCCACGGCATTCCTGCCTACCGAAGACCAGGGCTACACCATCACCGACATCCAGCTGCCACCAGGGGCCAGCCGCATGCGCACCGAGCAGGTGGCTGCGCAAATCGAGGCACATAACGCTGAAGAGCCCGGCGTAGGCAACACTACTGTGATCCTCGGCTTCAGCTTCTCGGGTAGCGGGCAAAACGCGGCACTGACCTTTACCACCCTCAAGGACTGGTCCGAGCGCGGTGCCGATGACAGCGCTCAGTCGATTGCCGACCGCGCCAGCGCGGCCTTCTCCCAGCTCAAGGATGCCGTGGCGTTTTCGGTGCTGCCGCCGCCCATCGACGGCCTGGGCGAGTCGACCGGCTTCGAGTTCCGCCTGCAGGACCGCGGCGGCATGGGCCATGCCGAGCTGATGGCCGCCCGCGACACGCTGCTGGCCAATGCCGGCAAAAGCAAGGTACTGACCAACGTGCGCGAAGCGTCGCTGGCCGAAAGCCCGCAGGTGCAGCTGGAAATTGACCGCCGCCAGGCCAATGCCCTGGGGGTGTCGTTTGCCGATATCGGCTCGGTACTGGACGTGGCAGTGGGCTCCAGCTACGTCAACGACTTCCCCAACCAGGGCCGCATGCAGCGGGTGGTGGTGCAGGCTGAAGGCGACCAGCGCAGCCAGGTCGAAGACCTGTTGAAAATCCACGTACGCAACAACAGCGGCAAAATGGTGCCCCTGGGCGCATTCGTCCAGGCCAAGTGGGTCAGCGGCCCGGTGCAATTGACCCGCTACAACGGCTACCCGGCGGTGTCGATTTCCGGCGAGCCGGCAGCCGGCCACAGTTCGGGCGAAGCCATGGCCGAAATCGAACGCCTGGTGGCGCAACTGCCGCCCGGCGCCGGCCTGGAATGGACCGGCCTGTCGTTGCAGGAGCGCTTGTCCGGCAGCCAGGCCCCGATGCTGATGGCATTGTCGTTGCTGATCGTGTTCCTGTGCCTGGCAGCGCTGTACGAAAGCTGGTCGATCCCGACCGCCGTGCTGCTGGTGGTCCCGCTCGGTATGCTGGGTGCGGTGCTGGCCGTGACCCTGCGCGGCATGCCCAACGACGTGTTCTTCAAGGTTGGCCTGATTACCCTGATCGGCCTGTCGGCGAAGAACGCCATCCTGATCATCGAGTTCGCCAAGCACCTGGTCGACCAAGGCGTGGACGCCGCAGACGCCGCCGTGCAGGCCGCCCGCCTGCGCCTGCGGCCCATCGTGATGACCTCGCTGGCGTTCATCCTCGGCGTGGTGCCCCTGGCCATCGCCAGCGGCGCCAGCTCGGCCAGCCAGCAGGCCATCGGCACCGGGGTGATCGGCGGCATGCTCAGCGCCACATTGGCGGTGGTGTTTGTGCCGGTGTTCTTCGTGGTAGTGATGCGCCTGGCGGGGCGGCGTCAAGTGCGCGACGCCAGCACACAAGGTGCGACCAGCCAAAGCTGA
- the acrE gene encoding Multidrug export protein AcrE (*Name acrE) — MPTTLPLRLRPVALMAFLSLLLAGCSDSAEKDEKAPTPQVRVETLQLQPLAITSELSGRILAPRTAEVRARVAGVVLKRVYREGSDVKQGDVLFLIDPAPFKADHDSARATLAKAEATLYQARLQEQRYRELVDDKAVSRQEYDNAKASFLQADAEVAAAKAALERTRLNLGYATVTAPISGRIGRAQVTEGALVGQNETTPLATIQQLDPIHADVTQSTRELNALRRALRAGELQQVGDGQARATLIQDDGSAYPLPGKLLFSDISVDPTTNQITLRSEFPNPDLDLLPGSYVRVRLEQAVQPKGLSVPQRAILRDSAGVPKVLVVDAQARVSDRQVVLGSAQGDRWVVSEGLAPGERVVVEGLQHVKAGDQVQVDNASGAPPIAQHTGQ, encoded by the coding sequence ATGCCTACTACCCTCCCCCTTCGCCTGCGCCCTGTGGCGCTCATGGCGTTTCTGAGCCTGTTGCTGGCCGGTTGCAGCGACAGCGCCGAGAAAGACGAAAAAGCGCCTACCCCGCAAGTGCGGGTAGAAACCCTGCAACTGCAACCACTGGCCATCACCAGCGAACTCAGCGGCCGCATCCTGGCGCCGCGCACCGCCGAAGTGCGGGCGCGCGTCGCGGGCGTGGTGCTCAAGCGGGTGTACCGCGAAGGCAGCGATGTCAAACAGGGCGATGTGCTGTTCCTGATCGACCCGGCGCCATTCAAGGCCGACCATGACAGCGCCCGCGCCACCCTGGCCAAGGCCGAGGCCACCTTGTATCAGGCGCGGTTGCAGGAGCAGCGCTACCGCGAGCTGGTCGACGACAAGGCTGTCAGCCGTCAGGAATACGACAACGCCAAGGCCAGTTTCCTGCAAGCCGACGCCGAAGTGGCCGCCGCCAAGGCTGCCCTGGAACGCACCCGCCTCAACCTCGGCTACGCCACCGTAACGGCGCCGATTTCCGGCCGTATCGGCCGGGCCCAGGTCACCGAAGGCGCACTGGTTGGCCAGAACGAAACCACCCCGCTGGCAACCATACAGCAGCTGGACCCGATCCATGCCGACGTTACCCAGTCTACCCGCGAGCTCAACGCCCTGCGCCGCGCCCTGCGCGCAGGCGAATTGCAACAGGTGGGCGACGGCCAGGCCCGCGCCACGCTGATTCAGGACGATGGCAGCGCCTACCCGCTGCCGGGCAAGCTGCTGTTCTCCGACATCAGCGTCGACCCCACGACCAACCAGATCACCCTGCGCAGCGAATTTCCCAACCCGGACCTCGACCTGCTGCCCGGCAGCTACGTGCGCGTGCGCCTGGAACAGGCCGTACAACCCAAGGGCCTGAGCGTGCCGCAGCGCGCCATCCTGCGCGACAGTGCCGGCGTGCCCAAGGTGCTGGTGGTCGACGCGCAAGCCCGGGTCAGCGACCGTCAGGTGGTGCTGGGCAGCGCCCAGGGCGACCGCTGGGTCGTCAGCGAAGGCCTGGCCCCTGGCGAGCGGGTGGTGGTCGAGGGGCTGCAACACGTCAAGGCCGGTGACCAGGTGCAGGTCGACAACGCATCCGGGGCGCCGCCCATCGCACAGCACACCGGCCAGTGA
- the rstA_1 gene encoding Transcriptional regulatory protein RstA (*Name rstA_1) gives MPNIFLVEDDSALSELIASYLQRNDFHVQVIARGDHVLDEYRRQKPDLVILDLMLPGIDGLQLCRLLRQESQTLPILMLTARDDSHDQVLGLEMGADDYVTKPCEPRVLLARVRTLLRRSSVNEPRLDNDLILIGGLRIDLAERTVSWRGEEVELSSGEYNLLVVLARNAGEVLNRDRILQQLRGIEFNGTDRSVDVAISKLRRKFDDNAGEARKIKTVWGKGYLFSRVEWEC, from the coding sequence ATGCCGAATATTTTCCTGGTCGAAGACGACAGCGCACTGTCCGAGCTGATCGCCAGCTACCTGCAACGCAACGACTTCCATGTCCAGGTGATCGCCCGGGGCGATCATGTGCTGGACGAATATCGTCGGCAAAAGCCCGACCTGGTCATCCTCGACCTGATGCTGCCGGGTATCGATGGTTTGCAGCTGTGCCGCCTGCTGCGCCAGGAGTCGCAGACCCTGCCGATCCTGATGTTGACCGCCCGCGACGACAGCCATGACCAGGTGTTGGGCCTGGAAATGGGCGCCGACGATTACGTGACCAAACCCTGTGAGCCACGCGTCTTGCTGGCCCGCGTGCGTACCCTGCTGCGCCGCAGCAGTGTCAACGAGCCGCGGCTGGACAACGACCTGATCCTGATCGGTGGCCTGCGCATCGACCTGGCCGAGCGCACGGTCAGCTGGCGCGGCGAAGAGGTGGAGCTGTCCAGTGGCGAGTACAACCTGCTGGTGGTACTGGCGCGCAATGCTGGCGAAGTGCTAAACCGCGACCGCATCTTGCAGCAACTGCGTGGCATCGAGTTCAACGGCACCGACCGTTCGGTGGACGTGGCCATCTCCAAGTTGCGGCGCAAGTTCGACGATAACGCCGGCGAAGCGCGCAAGATCAAGACTGTTTGGGGCAAGGGCTACCTGTTCAGCCGCGTCGAGTGGGAGTGCTGA
- the rstB gene encoding Sensor protein RstB (*Name rstB) has protein sequence MLKILVRLYLVIIVAYAGALLFIPDTIVGLFQDRFMAYNLDQAKGVQSLIVRQFHQAPREQWPAVEQDLAGVFAPLEVKLLRMDQAELSADEQARLEHGHYAVRIAEWGYYETVLAPLDKQWLVRLHAPPDPLDINVLSWGVTVLIGAAMLGCLLLWVWPHWRDLERLKETARRLGQGQMAERTHISPHSNIGELAGVFDTMASDLERHVNQQRELLNAVSHELRTPLTRLDFGLVLLFDEVPPASRKRLLELVGHVRELDELVLELLSYSRLYNADQARERVEVSLLELVDSVLGGFAEELDGRGIRWEVQAEGNLPRFVLDPRLTARAVQNLVRNAMRYCDESLLLRLRLENDGACLLTVEDDGIGIPVEERDRIFQPFYRLDRSRDRNTGGFGLGLAISRRAIEGQGGTLTVAQSALGGAQFRIRLPAG, from the coding sequence ATGCTCAAGATCCTGGTGCGGCTGTACCTGGTGATCATTGTCGCCTACGCCGGTGCGTTGCTGTTCATTCCCGACACCATCGTGGGCCTGTTCCAGGACCGCTTCATGGCCTACAACCTGGACCAGGCCAAAGGCGTGCAATCGTTGATCGTGCGCCAGTTCCACCAGGCCCCGCGCGAGCAGTGGCCGGCCGTGGAGCAAGACCTGGCCGGCGTGTTCGCCCCGCTGGAAGTGAAGCTGCTGCGCATGGACCAGGCCGAACTGAGTGCGGATGAGCAGGCGCGCCTGGAGCACGGCCACTACGCTGTGCGCATTGCCGAGTGGGGCTACTACGAAACGGTACTGGCACCGCTGGACAAGCAATGGCTGGTGCGCCTGCACGCACCGCCAGACCCGCTGGATATCAATGTGCTGTCATGGGGCGTGACCGTGCTGATCGGTGCGGCCATGCTGGGGTGCCTGCTGTTATGGGTATGGCCGCACTGGCGCGACCTGGAGCGCCTGAAGGAAACCGCCCGGCGCCTGGGCCAAGGGCAGATGGCTGAGCGCACACACATTTCGCCACATTCCAATATTGGTGAACTGGCCGGGGTGTTCGACACCATGGCCAGCGACCTGGAACGCCACGTGAACCAGCAGCGCGAGCTGCTCAATGCGGTGTCCCATGAACTACGCACGCCACTGACCCGCCTGGACTTCGGCCTGGTACTGCTGTTTGACGAAGTACCGCCGGCCAGCCGCAAGCGCCTGCTGGAACTGGTGGGGCATGTGCGCGAGCTGGATGAGCTGGTGCTGGAGTTGCTGTCTTACAGCCGCCTGTACAACGCCGACCAGGCTCGCGAGCGGGTCGAGGTGTCGTTGCTGGAACTTGTCGACAGCGTACTTGGCGGCTTTGCCGAAGAACTCGATGGCCGCGGCATCCGCTGGGAAGTACAGGCCGAAGGCAATCTGCCCCGGTTTGTGCTGGACCCACGGCTGACGGCGCGGGCGGTGCAGAACCTGGTACGCAACGCCATGCGCTATTGCGATGAAAGCCTGTTGCTGCGCTTGCGCCTTGAGAACGATGGCGCCTGTTTGCTGACCGTGGAAGATGACGGGATCGGCATACCGGTGGAGGAGCGGGATCGGATTTTCCAGCCCTTCTACCGGCTGGACCGCAGCCGCGACCGCAATACCGGCGGGTTTGGCCTGGGGCTGGCGATCAGCCGGCGGGCGATCGAGGGGCAGGGCGGGACCTTGACCGTGGCGCAGTCGGCGCTGGGTGGGGCGCAGTTCAGGATTCGGTTGCCAGCTGGGTAG